The Coffea arabica cultivar ET-39 chromosome 9c, Coffea Arabica ET-39 HiFi, whole genome shotgun sequence nucleotide sequence gtaAGGTTAACAGGAAAGGGTATtgcagaggaaagaaagaaggtGGAAGGAATTCTCTGTctattgaatgagaaatatttaggctatatatagccgtacaaaacaaacagaaaatACAATAAATAAGGAGTCTCCTGCTAACTAACTCCTAAACCGTAAGACCTATTCTAAAGCAAAGAATCCCAAATGGAATGGGATTTTATTTGACTAAATCTAAcactttggagcacgatggctccttacttttgtttcacggttacctgatctaaacgagcattggatatttaagtacaagaacttcactggctctcgtgagcaataaatgaacatttgattactgcatcatgacatcatatcaatgctttattgtgaaatatacttggctgttgattttactggtcactctctgagcttctagctcaccccctattatctacTTCTCCCCATAGGGATCGGAGTAAAGGAAGATCTTGTATTTGGATCTctatgtggctggatggcgtacatcttgtatagtttagatttggttttggtttatgtacttttgggcctgtataaatatttggaattgaatcggatgtatacctacattctacgcttagaactagtttccgcttcgcttatgatatgtaattttggagaattggatgtattattcgagttgtaccttgtaatttacttgagaaaTGTAGTACGTAAGTGAGTCCCGGCAAGAGTTGGGctggcggtccgctaaaccctttgattcgccttagagggaggtgggaCCGTCACAGTCAAAACTAGTACtagttttcttttgcttttcaatCTCAGATATAGGATCAGCTATTATATTCTTCTTCTAATTTGGCTGATAATTGAAATACTAAAACTGTCTTTATTGTTTCTTCTTCTAAAGTGTTGGCATTCTGATAAACTTTGTAAAATCATATCATGCAAAATAAAATCTCAAGCCTGGCCTGATATTTCTCAACAAgttaaaagggaaaaagataaAGTAGGGGAATGCGAATTActcacttaaaatttttttaaaaaaaaattagtagttTTTTGGTGACTTAGGCTTAAAATTATCATATGACATTAATGCCAACATAACTAATCCATCCAGgcttgtcatttaatttttgaaatacGGGCTCTCTTAAGCCACGTCTATGCTTCTATTTCTCAGCACATTTTACAGCCCAAGGTGGCCTCTCCATCATTGGAATTAAAGTTGACCctaacatcaaaattttgaagttcTAATTAATCCCATTGTTCTCTCTTGTTTCCCCCTTGATTATTTTAACTAATTATAAATTctaattttgaataattaatTTTTGTGATATTCTCGATtgcttttatattttaattatagattttttaataactaaaaaatttaaaacctaTAATCATCCTTCCAAAGAGTAACTTTTATTGCTTTTGATTATTCTCTATAATCAGTTTCTATaatcagattttataaaatccAAAGCAATCAACAACAAGGCCCATGCAAGACTCtagtttaaaatatatatatatatatatatatatatatatatatatatatacatattttttgCTTCCCACTATTGTTTGTGTATACCACGAAAACTCTTTGTTCattatctaaaaaaaaattatttggaaaattcCAAGTCTTAATCACTGAGCATTAATTTTATTGACCAAAGTCAGTTCATTTTGCAATTAATCCCGATTCTGCCTTTGTTAGCAAGCTAAGAGACCCAACGCCCAAGTACTTTCTTTTAAATTGGAGGCCAattatctctttcttttcttttcttttcttttgaatacAAACATATTATTGTGTATAACCAATATATATTAGCAAAAATCTACACAAATGGAATGGTGAATGAGAGAAGTATAAATTATAAGAAAGAACAAATTAGAAAGTAGTACGAACAAACACCGTTTCTGGTTGTCATTAATTAGATTAAAGTCTCGGCCAATATTTATGTGTTAAAATTATTAGGGAGGGAGATACAACGTTGGTCAATGTAAAAACTCCAATATGGCATAATATCCAACCATCACCGGGAGGGCCACGATCATGCCAAAGATCACCCTGAAAATAATTTTGCAAATTAGAGAAGATTCAATAATATATATTACGGGATGGGCATAAATTAATTCATACTAAAACGTTTAATCTGCAAAAAGCATATATTCTTTCATCTTTTTGCGTGTTGTGTTATACTTACGCAGTGCTGAGGACGTCTGCGTGAAGACCATATTCTTTGGCAAAAATGAAGGAGGTGATCGATTGTGGCACCGCGGCCTGCAAATTGAACCATTGTTAGCTGattcaaaaagcaagaaaatatGGCCGAGAAGTAACAAGAATTGTTGGACGTACAGTTACCTGAATTATGGCAACACGCAAAACATCTCCATGCAACCCTACTGCTATGGAACCGATTGCCATTGCAGCTGGTCCAGCAATGAACCTTAAAACCATTCCAAAAATAGTCAGGCTTGTACCACAGGCAACTATTTTCTCTTGCAAAGCCATGAACAACCCTACAACATATGAAAGCTGTCATTAATTGTTTCTGCATTTTATGCGCTATCAGTGTTAAAAGTTTCTTTTATATTAGTAGGTTTAGATGCATGTTACGTGCACAAcaaaataaatttcaaatttaaagaaaaaaatatgtgGTATGTATTATATTTAATCCCAGTAGTATAATGAAATTCTTACACTGTTAGTGCATAAAAAGAATACTTTAACGTAACATCCTAACTATGTATGCACGTTAAAGTGGGTGATTAATGtgcaaaaagggggaaaaaaaaataagagcaTGCTTGCACTTACCCATGCTGAACATGGCAGTTCCAGTTCCAGCTCTTGACATTATCAATATGGAATCTTCCATAATAGCTGGCATTTGAAAATGCCACCTAAAATTACGAACAAGGTAGAATGTTAGTTTGTTATTCATTGAAATTCTTGATCCGCGAGTTTGATGCATGAGGGGTAAAAGAAATAACTAAACACTCAATGTTCTGAATGAAAAAAGTCTTGCATGTCAAACATACCTGTTGGCTATTAATGCCCAAGTGATGCCAACGGTACAAGCATAAGAGTTTGGATTCATGGCAAGCTTTTGCCACACCCTCTTCACTAATGACCAAAAAGATGGTTTAGTCTCTGCTACAGCCCTTGAATTTGCTTCCAAATCTTTTACAGAATTGTCAGCCGCCTTTGAATCTCCCACAGTTTCATCACTGGAATAAAAGTCGGTTTGAGTCCGTCTAATCTCTAAAACCAGCAACAGAATTGTTAGCCATACAATAGCCTGTATGACTGATCCTTGGACAACAAGATCAACAGCAGACTGGCCATACATGCCTCTGGCAATAGGCACTCCCACAACAAGGGAATTTGTTAATGTAGATAAAGAGAAGCCTGTTATGGACCAACAATAACTTCCCTTGCTACTAAACTTTGCCCAAAATGCCAGAACCACCACAATGATCACCTTTGAAATTGCATCAGCAGCAACAAAGGGATAGTTCATCTTGAAAGGATCGACATGGGATGTGAATTCAAAGATGAAAAGGGGTAGGGTGAAATAAGCGACAAACCGATTTATAGCATCACATTGTTCTGGTGTAAACAATCGCCACCACTTCACAGAACCATACCCTAAAACCAATGCTACATAGAGTGGAAACATGGTTGCAACCACCTTGTAGACATCTCCCAACCCTATCATCTTTACGTTTTGGATACAAAacgttaaaaaagaaaaagcctttGAAGAAAATTGCTAGACAGTACTGTTGAAGAGGTGTTCCGTATAGCATGTTCATTTCAAGAGAAATAGTAGCTATTTATATGCATGTGGCTGTTAGGAAATTTGTTTCATTCAATAATTGTATGTGTTCAAAGTTTTGGTGTACTAATACATCGCAATATAGTACTAAATATatgttaaatattttattcataGACACCACTTTTATTTCGAATACAATAATATAATGTAATTATACaccaaataatataaaatagtaCAATAACCGGATTGAACCATATCAAACTCCAACCGCACTGGGTCCTCTCTCTAGGAGCACGGAATTTCCTATATTATATGAGTGTGAGAGTTAGGTAAGTTATTTCCTTTTATTATTTCGGTTTGGAGTTCAAGTTGTGCTCTTGTATATGAGTTTTATTCTTATTAGGCAGTTTAATTTTGTGCTGCAAGCAAATAGTTTATCACTATTTCCATTTATCTCGTATAGTAACAAGGAACTTTCTATTTTGTAGGTGTGGAAATTCAATAAGTTATTTCTTTCATTACTGGTACTTGGATTTGAGGCTCATGTTGTATTTTTAtatagagattttttttttctcgacgTTGGTATTAGTTTGGTGATAGGGTCGAACAcattaaattttgtgtattaattttattttcataTTGTGGCTTGTGTTTCATTAAAGTACCGTGTtcttaaaattttcaataattgATTATTTCGCACTTGGATCCTAACAATATCAACAAAAAGGGACATTTATTTTGCATACAAACAATTATTTGCATGTTGAGTGTATATGATTCTATGCTGTGGATTCCGAAGAAGTGATGTAAGTTAAGGTTGAGTGCAAGAAAGGTCGAGAAATTGCTTTATTTCACCAGTTGTTTTCGGTCTTGTGGTCAGCAAAATGCAGAATAAGAATGAGGTCCCTTGGAATAAACCATCAACTTTTCCCAAATGGTGCTTCTGATTTTGTGTTATTATTGCTAGTTATTGTGATCCATACATTAGTTCTCTGTTGGTCCAGCTGAGTGATGAATCTATGTCACTTAGGCTTTTGTTATGCATGAGGAACTCTCACGTTTGAATTTGAATTAAGAGTTGTCCATTGCGATATTCTATGCATGGCAACTGTGTGTCTTCAAGATTTGTGAATGTGTTGGGGAGATTTATAATTTAATTGATTGTGAATATATTGAGTACACATGATATTTCTTGTTTCCACGGATCCTCTAGACCATCTTCAGCCTGGTGATTTGTAATATTTAATTGACTATAATCTATGCAATTAATTGATTGGTAATCTCAATTAGCAATACTCAGCATTTATATGTGTTATATATGGAATTTTTTTTAGGATTAATTTAATTTCTATACACTGACAATATATATACTTTCACCAATAttagatgcatgacacataatccgaatttgaatttgaaactcaaattttacaAATGTGTCGTATATCcaaccgtgatagtgtatacaccatCAGTGCATATaagatttactttttttttttaagtctaAAAATTAATAAACCTTTTCTATCAATTATAAATGGGTTTTTCTAACAGATGCCCTTGGGGCACTCATTAATGCACCTAACATTCATCTAATCTATCATataatatacacacacacacacacacacactaacaattattatcctcccttatatttatatatttttcttatttaatcttGCCTGTCCTTTCTTCTATTTATCTACTTCTCCTAATTAATCTCATATTTTCAAGAATATAACacatgaaatatattttaacgatAGCGTACCCATTAGGCAAACCGATTATAAATATactgaatatatatatatatatatatatatatgatttctCTCATCACTGAATTCTATGAAAATATGTGTTGCTTTCAGCTTATTCCGCCAGACCATCCGTACAATGAAAATGGAATCAACATACATACAAGTGGATCGAGTTAATTTTGAGGTAATCATCAATGGAATGAAAATCGTACACTTGACCAACATAAAAAATGCTGGATAACAACCTTTAGATGTAGATGATGCTCTCATCAATATTCAAGAAATGAAGTCTAATCACACAAATCAATCCAAACTGGTAAGAACAGAAAGCCCGAGTACCAAATTTTTGCACATGAAAAAGATGAAGATTAGGCAGCAAACTGACACAAGTTCAATAACTCGATCAAGCTGGCAAGTTTATTAAATTTGTTTTTGCACTCCCCGTTCATTAATCTTCACAAAGTAGCACAATTTAGTGACTAGAATCTCTTTTGCGAGGACTCGGATCCTCtcttttggtttggtttggttgGTAAATGAAGATCCTCCATTCACAGCTGAAGTTACATTTTTGGTTTGGTTAGTACCAAAAAGAATAAATCAAGAACGTCTTGCTGTCACTTATCTTCAGCAATTCCTTGTCTATTTTGTTACGGTCGAAGATgctgcatgcacttagttacttgaacGTAATTAATCATTTTGCACCATTCATCAATTGATAATCTTTGTTTTTCAATCAAACTCTAAGATTAATGACCTTATTTGATGGGGGTATGTTTTACATTGGACCCTTAATTATTAACTCCAGACGCAATTTCACTTTAGTCCTTAGACTTCGTCTTTGGACATTTTACCTCCTAAAATCTGAAGCCCATTTCACTTTCATCCTTAAACTTTAAGCATCATTTACCTactattttgtttgttttgataaTTTCTCGTCACGTATTTCAATTCATACTTTAGGGTACGTATAAAATGTACAAATTtgcaatattaataattaaagtGAACTAAATTCATACTTTACAAGggaaagtgttcaaaaataaaaagtttaagAACTAAAGTAGGAATGCATGTATAGACTTTAGCCTATTTGAGAAGACAACTACTAATTTCTCACTATTTGCTGTACATAGACAGGCAGGTggaatacatatatacatatacatatatatatatatatatatatatatatacacgtaCTTTGAGTGGCTTTTGGGGGGCAAAAAACGTCCATTGTCTTACTTGAAGAGTAGTAATTAATGGTATAGGGAGAAGAAAATATCTAAGGTTTACATAATACTGCATATTTGTTCTTCACATGTAAATGGTTATCCATTTTCTATGATACATGATCAtttagaaattgaaaaaaaaaaaaaaagaaaattttccaacctgCATTTCATTCACCAACGGGTGAATATCACTTTTATGTGCATTTGAGCACAAAAATCTTAACAATGAC carries:
- the LOC113708749 gene encoding auxin efflux carrier component 5, producing the protein MIGLGDVYKVVATMFPLYVALVLGYGSVKWWRLFTPEQCDAINRFVAYFTLPLFIFEFTSHVDPFKMNYPFVAADAISKVIIVVVLAFWAKFSSKGSYCWSITGFSLSTLTNSLVVGVPIARGMYGQSAVDLVVQGSVIQAIVWLTILLLVLEIRRTQTDFYSSDETVGDSKAADNSVKDLEANSRAVAETKPSFWSLVKRVWQKLAMNPNSYACTVGITWALIANRWHFQMPAIMEDSILIMSRAGTGTAMFSMGLFMALQEKIVACGTSLTIFGMVLRFIAGPAAMAIGSIAVGLHGDVLRVAIIQAAVPQSITSFIFAKEYGLHADVLSTAVIFGMIVALPVMVGYYAILEFLH